One window from the genome of Deltaproteobacteria bacterium encodes:
- a CDS encoding circadian clock KaiB family protein, with the protein MKNPPKKSSPAGKRKLGLAEELEPPGSHSRQGKYVLRLYVSGSTLKSALAVENIKRICEQHLKNRYDLKVIDIYQQPNLARDEQIVAVPTLIKRFPPPLRRLIGDLSNSKRVLFGLDLGMRE; encoded by the coding sequence ATGAAAAACCCCCCGAAAAAGAGCAGCCCGGCAGGAAAGCGGAAACTCGGATTGGCCGAGGAATTGGAGCCGCCCGGCTCCCATTCTCGCCAGGGAAAGTACGTCTTGCGTTTGTACGTAAGCGGATCCACGTTGAAATCGGCGCTGGCTGTAGAGAATATCAAGCGGATTTGTGAGCAGCACTTGAAGAATCGGTATGACCTGAAAGTCATCGACATTTACCAGCAGCCGAATCTGGCCAGGGACGAGCAGATTGTGGCGGTGCCCACGCTCATTAAACGGTTCCCGCCCCCGCTGCGAAGGCTCATTGGGGACCTGTCGAACTCAAAAAGAGTGCTCTTCGGACTGGACTTGGGAATGCGGGAGTAA